The Pseudomonas sp. DG56-2 genome contains a region encoding:
- the rimP gene encoding ribosome maturation factor RimP, with translation MSSKLEQLQALLAPVVEALGYQCWGIEFISQGKHSVLRIYIDKEDGILVDDCAIVSRQISGVLDVEDPISSEYTLEVSSPGMERPLFTLEQYASHAGEQVKIKLRTPFEGRRNFQGLLRGVEEQDVVVQVDDQEFLLPIDSIDKANIIPSFD, from the coding sequence GTGTCGAGCAAGCTAGAACAGTTGCAGGCCTTGTTGGCCCCGGTGGTCGAGGCTCTTGGCTATCAATGCTGGGGGATCGAATTCATCTCTCAAGGCAAACATTCGGTACTGCGTATTTATATCGATAAAGAGGATGGAATCCTGGTTGATGACTGCGCGATTGTCAGTCGTCAAATCAGCGGTGTCCTTGATGTCGAAGATCCGATCAGTTCCGAATATACCCTTGAAGTGTCCTCTCCTGGCATGGAACGCCCACTGTTCACTTTGGAACAGTACGCTTCGCATGCCGGCGAACAAGTTAAGATCAAGCTGCGTACGCCCTTTGAAGGTCGTCGTAACTTTCAGGGCCTTCTCCGTGGCGTGGAGGAGCAGGATGTGGTCGTTCAAGTTGATGATCAAGAATTCCTGTTGCCGATCGATTCGATCGACAAGGCCAACATTATTCCCAGTTTTGACTGA
- the nusA gene encoding transcription termination factor NusA: MSKEVLLVVESVSNEKGVPAGVIFEALEVALATATKKRFDDEVDLRVEINRHTGSYETFRRWTVVEEADLDDPAIEVWPAKIKDSHPEAKVGDVIEEKIESIEFGRIAAQTAKQVIVQKVREAERAQVVDAYRERLGEIISGTVKKVTRDNVIVDLGNNAEALLAREDIISRETFRVGVRLRALLKEIRTENRGPQLILSRTAPQMLIELFRIEVPEIAEGLIEVMAASRDPGSRAKIAVRSKDKRIDPQGACIGMRGSRVQAVSGELGGERVDIVLWDDNPAQFVINAMSPAEVAAIIVDEDAHAMDIAVGADNLAQAIGRGGQNVRLASQLTGWTLNVMTESDIQAKQQAETGDILRNFIDELEVDEELAQVLVDEGFTSLEEIAYVPLEEMLNIDGFDEEIVNELRARAKDRLLTKAIATEEKLADAHPAEDLLSLEGMDKDLAMELAVRGVVTREDLAEQSIDDLLDIDGIDEERAGKLIMAARAHWFE, translated from the coding sequence ATGAGCAAAGAAGTACTGCTGGTTGTTGAGTCGGTATCCAACGAAAAAGGCGTACCGGCCGGCGTAATTTTTGAAGCGCTGGAAGTGGCTCTGGCCACTGCAACCAAAAAGCGTTTTGACGACGAAGTAGACCTGCGTGTGGAAATCAACCGCCACACCGGTAGCTACGAAACCTTCCGTCGTTGGACGGTCGTCGAAGAGGCGGATCTGGATGATCCAGCAATCGAAGTCTGGCCGGCGAAGATCAAGGATTCTCATCCTGAAGCTAAAGTCGGCGACGTAATCGAAGAGAAGATCGAATCGATCGAGTTCGGTCGCATTGCCGCCCAGACCGCCAAGCAAGTCATCGTCCAGAAGGTCCGTGAAGCCGAGCGTGCGCAAGTGGTAGATGCCTACCGCGAACGTCTGGGCGAGATCATCTCTGGCACGGTCAAGAAGGTTACTCGAGACAACGTCATCGTTGACCTGGGCAACAACGCTGAAGCGCTGTTGGCCCGTGAAGACATCATCTCTCGCGAGACTTTCCGTGTAGGTGTGCGTCTGCGCGCCCTGCTCAAGGAAATTCGCACCGAGAACCGTGGCCCGCAGCTGATCCTGTCGCGTACTGCGCCACAGATGCTGATCGAGCTTTTCCGCATCGAAGTGCCGGAAATTGCCGAGGGCCTGATCGAAGTTATGGCCGCGTCCCGTGATCCGGGTTCGCGCGCCAAAATCGCCGTACGCTCCAAGGACAAACGCATCGACCCACAAGGTGCCTGTATCGGCATGCGTGGTTCGCGTGTCCAGGCAGTGTCCGGTGAACTGGGCGGCGAACGTGTGGATATCGTCCTGTGGGATGATAACCCTGCGCAGTTCGTCATCAACGCAATGTCGCCGGCTGAAGTCGCGGCGATCATCGTCGATGAAGATGCCCACGCCATGGACATCGCAGTGGGCGCCGATAACCTGGCCCAGGCGATCGGTCGTGGCGGCCAGAACGTGCGTCTTGCCAGCCAGTTGACCGGCTGGACCCTGAACGTGATGACCGAGTCGGACATCCAGGCCAAGCAGCAAGCTGAAACCGGTGACATCCTGCGCAACTTCATCGACGAGCTGGAAGTCGACGAAGAGCTGGCCCAGGTGCTGGTCGATGAAGGCTTCACCAGCCTGGAAGAGATTGCCTACGTACCGTTGGAAGAAATGCTCAACATCGACGGCTTTGACGAAGAAATCGTCAACGAGCTTCGTGCTCGCGCCAAGGATCGCTTGTTGACCAAAGCCATCGCTACTGAGGAAAAGCTGGCAGACGCCCATCCGGCCGAAGACCTGCTCTCGCTTGAGGGTATGGACAAGGATTTGGCGATGGAACTGGCGGTGCGCGGCGTAGTTACCCGCGAAGACCTGGCCGAGCAGTCGATTGACGACCTGCTCGACATCGACGGCATCGACGAAGAGCGTGCCGGCAAGTTGATCATGGCCGCCCGAGCCCATTGGTTCGAGTAA
- the secG gene encoding preprotein translocase subunit SecG, with translation MLETVVVVFHLLGALGLVVLVLLQQGKGAEAGASFGAGASNTVFGSQGSATFLSKFTAILAASFFLTALGLGYFAKEKAHELTQVGLPDPAVLEVKQQKPATDDVPVLQEQKGAATNTGDVPPAQEQK, from the coding sequence ATGCTGGAAACAGTCGTAGTAGTTTTTCATCTGTTGGGCGCACTGGGTTTGGTAGTGCTGGTGTTGTTGCAACAGGGTAAAGGTGCGGAAGCGGGTGCATCTTTCGGCGCAGGTGCTTCAAATACTGTGTTCGGAAGCCAAGGTTCTGCTACCTTTCTTAGTAAGTTTACTGCTATACTAGCTGCCTCTTTCTTCTTAACTGCTCTTGGGTTAGGATACTTTGCTAAAGAGAAAGCTCATGAGCTGACTCAAGTAGGGTTGCCAGATCCAGCGGTACTGGAAGTGAAGCAGCAAAAACCGGCAACAGATGATGTACCGGTGCTCCAAGAGCAAAAGGGCGCCGCCACTAACACTGGCGATGTTCCTCCCGCTCAAGAGCAGAAGTAA
- the tpiA gene encoding triose-phosphate isomerase, whose amino-acid sequence MRRRMVAGNWKMHGTRASVAELIKGLSNLALPSGVEVAVFPPSLYISQVVDGLQGKSITVGAQNSAVQPEQGALTGEIAPSQLAEAGCELVLIGHSERRQIIGENDEVLNRKFAAAQACGLRPVLCVGETLEEREAGRTLEIVGRQLGSIIEQFGVAAFAKAVIAYEPVWAIGTGLTATPQQAQDVHAAIRAQLAAENPEVAQNVQLLYGGSVKAANAAELFGMPDIDGGLIGGASLNADEFGAICRAAGN is encoded by the coding sequence ATGCGTCGCCGTATGGTAGCTGGTAACTGGAAGATGCACGGTACCCGCGCCAGCGTCGCTGAGCTGATCAAGGGCTTAAGTAATCTGGCCCTGCCGAGCGGTGTCGAGGTCGCGGTGTTTCCTCCCTCGCTGTACATCAGCCAAGTGGTTGATGGGTTGCAGGGTAAGTCGATCACCGTTGGCGCTCAGAATTCTGCGGTACAGCCTGAGCAAGGCGCGTTGACTGGTGAAATTGCACCGAGTCAGTTAGCTGAAGCAGGTTGCGAGCTGGTATTGATTGGGCACTCGGAGCGCCGCCAGATCATTGGCGAGAACGACGAAGTTCTCAATCGCAAGTTCGCTGCAGCACAGGCTTGTGGTTTAAGGCCAGTGCTCTGTGTAGGGGAAACCCTCGAAGAGCGCGAAGCGGGAAGAACGCTTGAGATTGTAGGGCGTCAGCTGGGTAGCATCATCGAGCAGTTCGGTGTTGCAGCCTTCGCCAAAGCGGTGATTGCCTATGAGCCTGTATGGGCCATTGGTACAGGGCTGACAGCCACGCCACAGCAAGCGCAGGATGTGCACGCAGCCATCCGCGCCCAACTGGCGGCAGAGAATCCTGAAGTAGCACAGAATGTGCAACTTCTATACGGCGGCAGCGTGAAGGCGGCCAATGCGGCTGAGCTGTTCGGCATGCCGGATATCGATGGGGGGCTCATAGGTGGAGCTTCCCTGAACGCAGACGAATTCGGTGCAATTTGTCGCGCCGCAGGAAACTGA
- the infB gene encoding translation initiation factor IF-2, whose product MTQVTVKELAQEVAAPVERLLQQMREAGLPHTDAGQVVTDNEKQALLAHLKSSHKAKVEEPRKITLQRKTTSTLRVAGSKSISVEVRKKKVFVQRSPEEIQAEQKRELEERRAAENAAREKTESEARQRAAEEARRQPAAAAPAPAVAAPVAPAPAPVVAPADAAPAPVAERKKDDVRRNDKSRDDDRRGGERRNEAPRVSVKVKEKEKAPTPRAAPRTTDEESDGFRRGGRGKGKPKKRNAHGFQSPTGPVIRDVQIGETITVSDLANQMSVKGAEVVKFMFKLGTPVTINQVLDRETAQLVAEELGHKVTLVSDTALEDSLAESLKFEGETSARAPVVTVMGHVDHGKTSLLDYIRRAKVAAGEAGGITQHIGAYHVETDRGMVTFLDTPGHAAFTAMRARGAKATDIVILVVAADDGVMPQTREAVQHAKAAGVPLVVAVNKIDKPGADLDRIRNELAVEGVTSEDWGGDTPFVKVSAKMGTGVDELLEAVLLQAEILELKATPSAPGRGVVVESRLDKGRGPVATVLVQDGTLRQGDMVLCGSNYGRVRAMLDENGKPVKEAGPAIPVEILGLDGTPDAGDELSVVADEKKAREVALFRQGKFREVKLARAHAGKLENIFENMGQEEKKTLNIVLKSDVRGSLEALQGSLSGLGNDEVQVRVIGGGVGGITESDANLALASNAVLFGFNVRADAGARKIVEQEGLDMRYYNVIYDIIEDVKKALTGMLGSDVRENILGIAEVRDVFRSPKFGAIAGCMVVEGVVYRNRPIRVLREDVVIFEGELESLRRFKDDASEVRAGMECGIGVKSYNDVKVGDKIEVFEKVQVARTL is encoded by the coding sequence ATGACGCAAGTCACGGTGAAAGAATTGGCCCAAGAGGTCGCTGCACCGGTAGAGCGCCTGCTGCAGCAGATGCGTGAGGCAGGTCTGCCGCACACCGACGCCGGTCAGGTAGTGACCGATAATGAGAAGCAGGCTCTGCTGGCTCATTTGAAGAGCAGCCACAAGGCGAAGGTGGAAGAGCCGCGCAAGATTACCTTGCAGCGCAAGACCACCAGCACCCTGCGTGTTGCCGGTAGCAAGAGCATCAGCGTAGAAGTACGCAAGAAGAAAGTATTCGTTCAGCGCAGCCCGGAAGAAATTCAGGCCGAGCAGAAGCGTGAGCTCGAAGAGCGCCGCGCAGCGGAGAATGCCGCTCGCGAGAAAACCGAGTCCGAAGCACGTCAGCGTGCAGCGGAAGAAGCTCGTCGCCAGCCAGCCGCCGCTGCACCTGCCCCGGCAGTTGCTGCTCCGGTTGCCCCGGCACCTGCTCCGGTCGTCGCGCCTGCAGACGCCGCACCGGCACCGGTTGCCGAGCGCAAGAAAGACGACGTGCGTCGCAACGACAAGTCGCGTGACGATGATCGTCGTGGCGGTGAGCGCCGTAACGAAGCGCCACGCGTTTCGGTAAAGGTCAAGGAAAAGGAAAAGGCGCCGACTCCGCGCGCTGCTCCGCGTACCACCGACGAAGAAAGCGATGGTTTCCGTCGTGGTGGTCGTGGCAAGGGCAAGCCGAAGAAGCGTAATGCTCACGGCTTCCAGAGCCCGACCGGCCCGGTTATCCGCGACGTACAGATCGGCGAGACCATCACGGTTTCCGATCTGGCCAACCAGATGTCCGTCAAGGGTGCTGAAGTCGTCAAGTTCATGTTCAAGCTGGGTACCCCAGTGACCATCAACCAGGTGCTCGATCGCGAGACAGCTCAACTGGTTGCTGAAGAACTGGGCCACAAAGTTACCCTGGTCAGCGATACCGCCCTGGAAGACTCCCTGGCCGAATCGTTGAAGTTCGAAGGTGAGACTTCTGCCCGTGCACCTGTTGTGACCGTAATGGGTCACGTTGACCACGGTAAGACCTCGCTGCTCGACTACATCCGTCGTGCCAAGGTTGCTGCTGGCGAGGCTGGTGGTATTACTCAGCACATCGGCGCCTACCACGTAGAAACCGATCGCGGTATGGTCACTTTCCTCGACACCCCAGGTCACGCCGCGTTTACCGCCATGCGTGCCCGTGGTGCCAAGGCCACCGACATCGTGATCCTCGTGGTCGCGGCAGACGATGGTGTGATGCCGCAAACCCGTGAAGCTGTCCAGCACGCCAAGGCCGCTGGTGTTCCACTGGTTGTCGCGGTGAACAAGATTGACAAGCCGGGCGCCGATCTCGATCGCATCCGTAACGAACTGGCCGTTGAAGGCGTTACCTCCGAGGACTGGGGTGGAGACACTCCGTTCGTCAAGGTATCGGCGAAGATGGGTACCGGTGTCGACGAACTGCTCGAAGCCGTTCTGCTGCAAGCAGAGATCCTCGAGCTCAAGGCTACGCCGTCGGCTCCAGGTCGTGGTGTAGTCGTCGAGTCGCGTCTGGACAAGGGTCGTGGTCCGGTTGCTACCGTTCTGGTTCAGGACGGTACTCTGCGCCAGGGCGACATGGTCCTGTGTGGTTCGAACTACGGCCGTGTACGTGCCATGCTCGACGAAAACGGCAAGCCTGTTAAGGAAGCCGGTCCGGCTATCCCGGTCGAGATCCTCGGTCTGGACGGCACTCCGGATGCCGGTGACGAGCTGTCGGTAGTGGCTGACGAGAAGAAAGCCCGTGAAGTTGCCCTGTTCCGTCAAGGCAAGTTCCGCGAAGTCAAACTGGCTCGCGCCCATGCTGGCAAACTCGAGAACATCTTCGAGAACATGGGCCAGGAAGAGAAGAAAACCCTCAACATCGTTCTCAAGTCCGATGTACGTGGTTCTCTCGAAGCCCTGCAAGGTTCCCTGAGCGGCCTTGGCAACGACGAAGTACAGGTTCGCGTGATTGGTGGCGGTGTCGGTGGTATCACCGAGAGCGACGCCAACCTGGCCCTGGCTTCCAATGCGGTACTGTTCGGCTTCAACGTTCGTGCCGATGCTGGCGCACGTAAGATCGTCGAGCAGGAAGGTCTGGATATGCGTTACTACAACGTGATCTACGACATCATTGAAGACGTCAAGAAAGCCTTGACCGGTATGCTCGGCAGCGATGTTCGCGAGAACATCCTCGGTATCGCCGAAGTGCGTGACGTGTTCCGTTCGCCTAAGTTCGGCGCCATCGCAGGCTGCATGGTCGTGGAGGGTGTGGTTTACCGCAACCGTCCGATCCGTGTACTGCGCGAAGACGTTGTTATCTTCGAAGGCGAGCTGGAATCGCTGCGTCGCTTCAAGGACGATGCGTCCGAAGTGCGTGCCGGCATGGAATGCGGTATCGGCGTGAAGAGCTACAACGACGTCAAAGTCGGCGACAAGATCGAAGTCTTCGAAAAAGTCCAAGTCGCTCGTACGCTTTAA